A single genomic interval of Nostoc commune NIES-4072 harbors:
- a CDS encoding cysteine desulfurase family protein: MSIRPIYLDCHATTAVDERVLAAMLPYFTEKFGNPSSIGHVYGWEAEAAIKQTREILAAGINATPEEIVFTSGATEANNLAIKGVAEAYFKKGQHIITVATEHSAVIDPCNYLKTLGFEITILPVKKDGLIDLNELNKAFRPETILVSVMAANNEIGVLQPIAEIGELCHAYNIIFHTDAAQAIGKIPLNVQAMKIDLMSLTAHKVYGPKGIGALYVRRRDRRVQLAPQQHGGGHERGMRSGTLYTPQIVGFGKAVEIALAEQATENQRLTQLRQSLWSQLSQLEGIHLNGHPQERLAGNLNISVERVDGAALLLGLQPVMAISSGSACSSASTAPSHVLTALGNPQQLAYASVRFGIGRFNTQEEIDIVAKHAIATIQSLRKTSFMDSRQEKQQSDLVPAD, encoded by the coding sequence ATGTCTATTCGTCCTATATACCTTGATTGCCACGCTACTACAGCCGTAGATGAACGGGTATTAGCAGCGATGCTCCCCTACTTTACAGAAAAGTTTGGCAACCCATCTAGTATTGGTCATGTTTACGGTTGGGAAGCAGAAGCTGCTATTAAGCAAACGCGAGAGATTTTAGCAGCAGGAATTAACGCCACTCCAGAAGAAATTGTTTTTACCAGTGGTGCAACAGAAGCAAATAATTTAGCTATTAAAGGTGTTGCTGAAGCTTATTTTAAAAAAGGTCAGCATATTATTACTGTTGCCACTGAACATAGTGCAGTAATTGACCCTTGTAATTATTTAAAAACTCTCGGTTTTGAAATTACTATTCTCCCAGTTAAAAAAGATGGACTGATTGATTTAAATGAGTTAAACAAAGCTTTCCGTCCTGAGACGATTTTGGTTTCGGTGATGGCTGCAAATAACGAAATTGGCGTTTTACAGCCAATAGCCGAAATTGGGGAACTATGCCATGCTTACAACATCATTTTCCACACCGATGCAGCCCAAGCTATTGGTAAAATTCCCCTAAATGTGCAAGCGATGAAAATTGACTTGATGTCGCTAACTGCACACAAGGTATATGGGCCAAAAGGCATTGGGGCGCTGTACGTCCGCAGGCGCGATCGCAGAGTGCAACTAGCCCCCCAGCAGCACGGCGGCGGACATGAACGGGGGATGCGGTCTGGGACATTGTATACACCGCAAATCGTCGGCTTTGGGAAAGCTGTAGAAATCGCTTTGGCTGAACAAGCAACAGAAAACCAACGCCTTACTCAGTTAAGACAAAGCTTGTGGTCGCAGCTTTCCCAACTTGAAGGAATTCATCTCAACGGACACCCTCAAGAGCGATTGGCGGGAAACTTGAATATCAGCGTTGAGAGGGTGGATGGAGCCGCACTTTTGCTAGGATTGCAGCCAGTAATGGCGATTTCTTCTGGTTCTGCTTGCTCATCAGCAAGTACTGCACCTTCCCATGTTCTGACAGCACTGGGAAACCCCCAACAGCTAGCTTATGCCTCAGTGCGGTTTGGGATTGGCCGGTTTAATACCCAAGAGGAAATTGATATTGTGGCGAAACATGCGATCGCTACCATTCAAAGCTTACGCAAAACCTCCTTTATGGATTC